A window of Haloarcula marismortui ATCC 43049 genomic DNA:
ATAACGCTACCGGAGCCACCGAGATACGCGAGTCCGAAAACGTAGTTTCGGCGGCGGTAGAAGAGGTCTTTCGGCGTGATAGCGATGTTTTTGCCGCCGGAGCCGACCCGGCGGGCCAGATCGATAAACTCCTCTGCGCGGTACTGGTCGCGGTCCCCATCGTACGCGCCGGCAGGAATGGACTGTGGCTCGTGCATCGAGACCTCACAGTCGTAGACGGAGCGGAGTCCGTCCGAGGCCTCGCGTTTGACCTGGGCTGAGACCTCGCCCACCGGCACGATGTCGACGTGCATGGGAACGCATATGCGCCCGCATCTCATAAATTGTACGACGTGACCGACACCACCGGCCCGCTTGTCGACCGACTGGCGTCTGTCGATTCCGTCGTCGAGGTCGGCATCGGAAACCACCCTGACGTAGCCGATGCTCTGGCCGAGCAGGGCGTAGATGTGACCGCAACGGATATCGTCGAACGGGAGGCCCCCGACGGGGTGCGGTTCGTCGTGGATGACATCCTCAAACCCGACCGCTCGGTGTATGTGGATGCAGACATCGTGTTCGCCCGGAACCTCCCGCCTGAACTGCACCGGCCGACGTTGACCGTTGCCGAGGCCGTTGGGGCCGCGTTCTGGTTCACGACGCTGGGCGGCGACCAGCCAACGGTCGCCGTCGAGCGGGAGCAGCTCCCGGGCGGGGAGACGCTGTACCGGGCGAAAGATAGCAAGGCGCTTGAGTGAGGACTGCCTTCGCTCGCCCATGCAAGTCGACGCGGTCGTCCTCGACATCGACGGCGTGCTGGTGGACGTGGCCGACTCCTATCGCCGAGCGATTATCGAATCCATCGAGCGGGTGTACGGCGACACGATCGAGAAGGCGGCAGTCCAGCAGTTCAAGGACGCCGGCGGGTTCAACAACGACTGGGAACTGACCTATGCGGCCGCGCTGTTCGTTCTCGCCGGCCGCGAGTCCACTGTCGCAGATATAGCGGCGTTCACCGACGCTATCGCCGAACGCGGCGGTGGCCTCGACGCGGCCGAAGCGGTGGTTCGTGACCTGCTGGATGACCCCGCGGAAGACCGAGTCTTCGACGCTTGGAACCGCGAACAGCTCCGGGATGTGTTCCAGACGCTGTATCTCGGAACCGACCGCTACCGGGATATCGAGGGCGGCGAGCCACCGTTTACCGCGCCGGGCTACATCCATGACGAGCCGTTGCTGGTCGACGGCGAGACGCTATCGGCTCTGCAGGACCGTTTCGCCGTCGGCGTCGTCACCGGCCGACCGGCGGCCGAAGCCGACATCGCGCTGGAGCGGGTCGGCCTCGACCTGCCCGCAGAGCACCGCTTCACGATGGATGACTGGGAGGAGGGCAAACCCCACCCCGCCGCCCTGCAGACGCTCGCCGAGCGCTTCGACGCCGAGCGGGTCGCCTTTGCCGGCGACACCCTTGACGACGTGGCGACGGCAGTCAACGCCGATGCAGCCGACGACGACCGCGTCTACTACGGCATCGGCGTCTTGACCGGCGGGCTGACCGGCGATGCCGGCCGCCAGACGTTCGCCAACAACGGCGCGAGTGCCGTCATCGAGTCGGTCACCGACCTGCCCGAGCTTCTCGACGCGGTATAAGCGAGGTGGCGGGGACAGCGCGACCGACCGGCAGTAAACGGCAACGGTTTCACCGACGGGACAGAGACCACGGATATGCGACGACTACCGACGTTCGGCTGGGCGCTGCTGGTGAGCATCTGGGCCGGACTCGTCGGAGGCGCGGTCATCCGCGAGCCGTCGGTCGACCTGGTGCCGCTGTACGCCGTTATCTGCCAGCTACTCGGCCTTATCGCGGCCTACGGGACGATGCGTGAACGCAGTCACATCCTCGAATCCGTCCACCGGCCGGGCCGCGTCGGGATGTTCATCATCATCCTCTTTTTCGTGATGGTGCCGCTTACGACTGTCTTTGCCCTCGTGCTCGGGGACGCATCAGTCGCTGGCGTCGCAACGCAGTGGGTCAGCTATCTGGTGGGCCTCGGGATCGCGCTGTACGTCGCCTTCGCCGGCGGGTTCGACCGGGCTTGGGAGAAGTACACCTGAGTGAACCTGTCACACAACGTTTATTCAGTGGTCGGCCTACGCCGTAAGTATGGACATCGCGTTGCTTGGCGGTACTGGAGACATCGGCCAAGGCCTTGCCCTCCGCTGGGCTGACGACACCAACCACACGATCATCATCGGCTCCCGGAAAGCCCAGAAAGCGGCGAACAAAGCCGAGGAGTACGAGACAGAACTGGCCAGCCGCGGCCACGACGACGTATCAATCGCCGGGCTGGTGAACGAGGACGCCGCCGCCCGCGCCGACGTGGTTGTCGCCGCCGTCCCGGCCTACCACCTTACCGACACCATCGACGCCGTTGCCGACGAACTCGACGACACAACCCTTGTGGCCCCCGCCGTCGGGATGCAACGCGACGAGGACGGCTTCCACTACAACCGCCCCGGTGCCGGCAGCGTCACGCAACTGGCCGCCAACGCCGCCCCCGATGACACGCCTGTTGTCGGCGCGTTCCACAACCTCGCGGCCGGTCGTCTTGCCAACCTCGACGCCGACCTGAACTGGGACACCATTGTCGTCGGCGACGACACCGACGCCAAAGACACCGTCTGTGAACTCGCCGAGGGCATCGAGGGGCTTCGTGCCCTCGACGGCGGCCCGCTCGCTAACGCCGCCGAAATTGAGGGACTGACGCCGCTGCTCATCAACGTCGCCCGCCACAACGACGGCCTGCATGACCTGGGCGTGCGGTTCCAATAGTACCTTTTTACTTCGTCGCCCTTCCTCGCGGCGCTTCGCGCCGCTGTGGGAGGGCTCCTCGTAAAAATCTACGCTAAAAACGACCTCCGAGTCGCGCTCACAGAGCGCGCTCGGAGTGAAACCGCTCGCCGTCGGCGAGCGGTATGCTTTACTGCACTCACTCGGCTACCGCAACGGCGGCACTTCTACTAATCCTGCTTCAGCGGCAGCCCTGCCCTTCCCCGACGCCAGCGACGAGACGCTGGCGCGGCCCGAAGTGAGGGTCGGGGTTCCATATACGTATCAGATAGGCAAAAACAAGCAGCAACTACTTGCGCACTGCAGCCGTGACCATAGAGGATGGAGACAGAAGGGTCACTCTCAATACTCCATGTTGACGATGACGCGGAATTGGGAGCGCTCGTGGAATTGTATCTTGAGCGAGAGGACAGCGGCCTCGATTGTACTGTCACGACAGAGACGAACCCCGAAACCGCGCTATCGCTGATTCGGTCGTCGGAGACGAACTTCGATTGTATCGTCAGCGATTACGATATGCCGGAGATGAACGGTATCGACTTCCTCGAAGCCATCCGGGAGACCCATCCGGAGCTGCCGGTGTTGCTGTTCTCCGGGGAGGAAACCGGCGATGTCGCCGCCGAAATCATTCAGGCCGGTGTCACAGACTATCTCAAGAAATCCGTTGGAACCGACCAGTACACGTCGCTCATCCGCCGAGTCGAACACGCCGTCGATTCGGACGGGAGCTTCGAGACGGGCAACGAAGTCAAACTCAGCGGCGTCGGCGTCATCGGCACGGACGAGCGGTTCGAGCGAGTCGGCGAGACCTACGCCTCGTACTACGGCTACGAGTCGGAGGAACTCGTCGGCAAGCACTGGTCGGAACTCCACCCAAGCAACGAAGTCCAGCACATCAGGACGCACGTCATTCCTGCCGTCAGAAGCGGCGGGAAGTGGACCGGCCAGAGCAAAGGGTTGCGGGCCGACGAAACTACCTTCACCGAGTCGAAGATGGTGACGGCGCTTGAAGACGGACGGATGCTGATCGCCGTCGACGAAATCGACGATTCGGGACTGGCCGAATAGGAGTGAGCCAGCGGTTGCTACTGGCCGGTGTGATAAACCGCAAAAGCGACTGCGTTACGCCGAGGCCTGCTGCAGCGCGTCGTCGATGTCGTCGGCCTGCGTGACGCCGACGAAGCGCTCGACGATGCCGTCGTCGTTCTCGATGATGAGCGTCGGCAGGGAACGTACCTGATACTCGTTGGCAACGTCCTGTTCCTCGTCGACGTTGATCTTCTCGAACTCAACGTCCGCCCACTCCTCTTCGAGGTCTTCGAGGATCGGGTCCTGCGTTTTGCAAGGGCCGCACCAGTCCGCGTAGAAGTCCTTCAGTGTAACCGTCATAGTACTCTGTTCGTGTTAGCCCGCGGTATCTGATAAGGGTTATCCATGTGTACCGGGGGCACGCAATCGCGGGCGACCCGAAAGGCTTAGTGTTGGTGATACACCACCCTGAAGTATGAGTGGTAGCGACGGCGGCGGACTGATGTCCAGTGCGGGACTGGTCCGGTATTTCGACGCTGAAGACCAGAACACGATCCGTATCGACCCTCGAACAATCGTCGCGACCGGCGTCATGTTCGGGCTGTTGATGCTCGTGCTGAACGCGATGATCGTGTAGGCGATTCCGCACTGTTTTCCTCTCCCCGCCACTGACTCGCGGGTATGCACTTCACGCAACGCGAACAGCAGGCGCTCCGCGATGCTGGCGTTGAGCAAGCGACCATCGAAGCGGCCTCCGACGCGGTGGTCGAAGCCACCGACGACGCGGCCGGAGAACTGGAAGCCTTCTTCGACGGCCGCGAGACCGTGTACTCCGATATGGATATCGCTCACAGTTCCAGCGAGATTCAGGAACACACCGTCGAATACTGCGACCTGTTCACCCACGCCGACGACATCCGGGGCTATCTGCGCTTCGACACCTGGGGCGTTCCGGTCGAGGGCGGACGCATTCTGAGCGAGGAGAAGGTCGAGCTCTCGCTCGGGCCGACAGTCCACGGACGGGTCCGCTTTGCCGCCGACGAGGACGCGCTATGACCGTCCGGGTCAGGGGCATCTACGCAACGGCGCTGACCCGGCTACTGCGCGAGGCGGGCCACGAGGTCGTGCAGGCGTCGGGGCCCATCGAGGACCGCTTCGACGGCGAGTTCGCCGACGAGCGGGCGGCGGTCACCGTGACGACGACGGACGACCAGCAGGGCGTCGGTGTCATCGGTGACCACGACGCTGCCGCGGCCGTTACCGACCGCCTGACCGAACTCGGGCGAGATACGCTCCACTGGAGCGACCCGACGCCCGAGGGCGCTATCTACGCCGGCACGGTGACGGATACGCTGGGGAGCGGCGCCGTCGTCGACCTTGGCGACGGCGAGGGGTTTCTCCCGTACTCGTCTTCGGACGAGCGCGTCGAGACGGGCGATACGCTCCGGGTGCAGGTCGTCGAAGCGAGCGCGCCGTGGACCGACGGCCGCCCCGTGCTGGACACGACCGTCGCGGTCCGCGGGTCGCTGCTCTCGCTCGTGCGCGGCGAGACCGCCAGCACACCGGGGACTGGCGGCCCGGCGATGCTGGACCTCATCGCCGCGGAGCCCCGGGACGGCTGGGGCGTCTCGTGGGAGTCGGCGAGCGAGGACGCGAGTTTCGACGCGCTGGCTGCGGCACTCGACGCCGCCAACGACCGTGCGGCGGCCATCGATGCATCGCTCGACGGGGCCGACGCGCCCGAGGACTGCGCGCCGACCCGTTACGACGAGGGACGTTCGACGGTGTGGCTGTGGTTCGGCCGCGAGAGCCGGTTCGCCCTCGACGAGGTCCGCCGCGAGGTGACGTCGACGATGCCGGGCCACCACCGCGTGAAGGCCGGGGACCGCGCGGCCAGCGCCGCTGTGGACTACGTCGAAGCGCTGTGTGATGACCCCGAAACCGGCGAGACGGACTTCCCCTTCGCCGTAACGACCCGGCAGTTCGGCCCGCAGGTCGGCGGGTCGCTGTCGCTGGGTCACGGCAAGCCCGACGGCCGACTCATCACGCTAGGCAATGGCGAGGTCCAGTCCGTCGATGACGACGGAACGGTGACCATCGAGCGCGAGATGAGTCCCGGCGGCACCTACGACGCGCTGGGCGTCCCGAAGGAGGCCGGCGACATCGCTGAAACGAAGGTTAAGGAGGGGCGGTGGTGGTACCCGACGGTGTACCGCGACAGCGACGGCGAGAAGAAGGGCACGTACGTCAACGTCTGCACGCCCGTCGAGATATTCCCCGACACCGCTCGGTACGTCGACCTCCACGTCGACGTGGTGAAACACGCTGACGGGGCCGTCGAGCGGGTCGACGACGACGAACTCGACGCGGCCGTCGAGCGCGGCCACATCTCCGAGCCGCTGGCCGAGCGCGCCCGGAGTGTCGCCGCCGCTGTCAAGAGCGCACTGGAGTGACGCAACGGGGCTCAATCAGGCGGGCGAGGTCAGTCGCGCCGGCGTCGGGCGCGCCACGCTGCGAGTCCGACCGCCGCGACTGCCGACCCGACGCCGAAGCCGGGGCCGCCGACGCCAAGGGAGGTGCCGTCAGCGTCGGTAGCGTTGCCCGCCTCGTCGTCCGTGGGCGTTGGCGTCCGTATCTGGGGGTCCGGGAACGTGTACAGTCCGGGCTGGACCTCCGTCCCCTGGCTCGCGTTCGTGCTCCCGGCGACGAAACAGCCGGCGGCGCGCTGGGCGGTCCAGAACGAGGTCGTTTCAGTGTCGCGCCACTCGAACGCGAGTTCAGGCGCGGTCGGGTCCGTCAGGTCGTGGACCCGGACCCCGCCGTTGTACCACGCCGAGTAACAGCGGTTGTCGGTCAGTTCGAAGTTGTGTGCCGTCGTGAGGATGCCACCCGGCGATGGGTCCGAGGTCGGCGGCGGGTCGAGCGTGGACAGCAGTTCAGCGTCGGTCGGGTCGCTGATGTCGTACAGCTCGATGCCGCTGGGGCCGCCGCTGTCGTCGTCGCCAAGGTCCCATGATTCGCCGCCGACGCCCAGCAGCGACGCGTCCTCATTGACCGTCACGAAGTGGTCGTTGCCCGGCGGCTCGCTCCGTTCGGTCCCGGGGTCCTCGATGGCGGCGAGGTCTTCGGGAGGCCGACCGCGGACCTTCGAGACGAGCGAGATGTCGCTCGGGTCCGACACGTCCACGACCCACGTCCCGCCGTCCCAGTACGCCAAGTACGCCCGGTCGTGTTGCACCCACACGTCGTGTAGCGGCCAGAGGCTCGTCGGCACGTCGGTCCAGGCGTCGCCGGCGTCTAACAGCGACCAGTCGCCGACTTCCTGTTCGGCGTCGACATCGACGACGAGCAGGGGGTTGCCGTCGCGGTCGTTCGCGGTCAGATAGGCGTAGCGGCCGTCGAAGTGGCAGTTGTGGATGCGCGTGTCCAGTTCGAGGCCCGCGATTCGGGACGGGTCCTGCCGGTCGCTCACGTCGAAGACGACGAAGCCGTGGGCGCCGTCAGCGGGGTGAGCGGGACCAGCAGCCAATAGCCGCGAACCGCTGACGGCGAGGTCCTGGACGCGCTGTATCGGTCCATTCTCGCTGTCGGCCAGCAGATCGGTTCGGCGGCTGAGCAGTCGAGGACTGGTCGGCGTGACGAGGTCAACGAGCGCGACGCCGTCACCCGTTGCGACGTAGGCCGTGTGGCCGTCGGGACTGGTGACGACCTCGTACACCGTCTCCATCTCCAGCACGCCCAGTGGGTCCTCGCCGGTCGGGGTGTCGGAGGCCGCTGGCTCGGCCGTCCCGTCACCGGTCGGCGTCGGATGGCCGCGAGTCGTTCCCGCCGCGAGACCGACACCTGTTCCTGCGAGGGCGAGTCGTCGGAGGACCGTCCGGCGGCGCATAGCCGTCCCTGCGGGAGCCAGGGCAAGAAGGATTCCGGTGCCCGCGGGTCGCGGTCAGTTCCCCTGAATCGCGTCGATAACCATCGCCGCGGCGATGATCGGCTCCTTCGGGACCGTGCTGGCGTCGTCGATGGTGATCTCGTAGCGGTCTTTCAGTGAGAACTGCCCGTCGATGTTGCCGACGTGGGTGCCGTCCTGGTCGGTGATCTCGTACTTGTGGGGAATCCACCCCCCAAAGGGGACGACGTTGCGGGCGATGGTCACGAGCGCGCCCTGAGAGTTGATCTCGGCGATCTTCGCCTCCGTGCTGGCGTCCCGAATCTTCCACGTGTCCTGAAAAATCGAGTAGTCGTTATCGAGGATGACGATGTCCTCGCCGGTCTTGGAGTCGGTGAGGACGTAGTTGCCGGCCACGTCGATGATGCCGCCGGCGTTGACTTCGAACACTTCGTCACCATTTCCGTCGACGAACGGGAACTGCTCTTTCATCTTCAGCA
This region includes:
- a CDS encoding archaemetzincin family Zn-dependent metalloprotease, which gives rise to MHVDIVPVGEVSAQVKREASDGLRSVYDCEVSMHEPQSIPAGAYDGDRDQYRAEEFIDLARRVGSGGKNIAITPKDLFYRRRNYVFGLAYLGGSGSVISTYRLQTSSDGGFSNRSAGEIFSQRVRKEVVHEVGHTLGLEHCDNKRCVMNFSPTVRQVDVKEVSLCGSCQRNVL
- a CDS encoding UPF0146 family protein, with amino-acid sequence MYDVTDTTGPLVDRLASVDSVVEVGIGNHPDVADALAEQGVDVTATDIVEREAPDGVRFVVDDILKPDRSVYVDADIVFARNLPPELHRPTLTVAEAVGAAFWFTTLGGDQPTVAVEREQLPGGETLYRAKDSKALE
- a CDS encoding TIGR01548 family HAD-type hydrolase yields the protein MQVDAVVLDIDGVLVDVADSYRRAIIESIERVYGDTIEKAAVQQFKDAGGFNNDWELTYAAALFVLAGRESTVADIAAFTDAIAERGGGLDAAEAVVRDLLDDPAEDRVFDAWNREQLRDVFQTLYLGTDRYRDIEGGEPPFTAPGYIHDEPLLVDGETLSALQDRFAVGVVTGRPAAEADIALERVGLDLPAEHRFTMDDWEEGKPHPAALQTLAERFDAERVAFAGDTLDDVATAVNADAADDDRVYYGIGVLTGGLTGDAGRQTFANNGASAVIESVTDLPELLDAV
- the npdG gene encoding NADPH-dependent F420 reductase, translating into MDIALLGGTGDIGQGLALRWADDTNHTIIIGSRKAQKAANKAEEYETELASRGHDDVSIAGLVNEDAAARADVVVAAVPAYHLTDTIDAVADELDDTTLVAPAVGMQRDEDGFHYNRPGAGSVTQLAANAAPDDTPVVGAFHNLAAGRLANLDADLNWDTIVVGDDTDAKDTVCELAEGIEGLRALDGGPLANAAEIEGLTPLLINVARHNDGLHDLGVRFQ
- a CDS encoding response regulator, producing the protein METEGSLSILHVDDDAELGALVELYLEREDSGLDCTVTTETNPETALSLIRSSETNFDCIVSDYDMPEMNGIDFLEAIRETHPELPVLLFSGEETGDVAAEIIQAGVTDYLKKSVGTDQYTSLIRRVEHAVDSDGSFETGNEVKLSGVGVIGTDERFERVGETYASYYGYESEELVGKHWSELHPSNEVQHIRTHVIPAVRSGGKWTGQSKGLRADETTFTESKMVTALEDGRMLIAVDEIDDSGLAE
- a CDS encoding thioredoxin family protein, producing MTVTLKDFYADWCGPCKTQDPILEDLEEEWADVEFEKINVDEEQDVANEYQVRSLPTLIIENDDGIVERFVGVTQADDIDDALQQASA
- a CDS encoding preprotein translocase subunit Sec61beta yields the protein MSGSDGGGLMSSAGLVRYFDAEDQNTIRIDPRTIVATGVMFGLLMLVLNAMIV
- a CDS encoding DUF7532 family protein, with the translated sequence MHFTQREQQALRDAGVEQATIEAASDAVVEATDDAAGELEAFFDGRETVYSDMDIAHSSSEIQEHTVEYCDLFTHADDIRGYLRFDTWGVPVEGGRILSEEKVELSLGPTVHGRVRFAADEDAL
- a CDS encoding DUF402 domain-containing protein, whose product is MTVRVRGIYATALTRLLREAGHEVVQASGPIEDRFDGEFADERAAVTVTTTDDQQGVGVIGDHDAAAAVTDRLTELGRDTLHWSDPTPEGAIYAGTVTDTLGSGAVVDLGDGEGFLPYSSSDERVETGDTLRVQVVEASAPWTDGRPVLDTTVAVRGSLLSLVRGETASTPGTGGPAMLDLIAAEPRDGWGVSWESASEDASFDALAAALDAANDRAAAIDASLDGADAPEDCAPTRYDEGRSTVWLWFGRESRFALDEVRREVTSTMPGHHRVKAGDRAASAAVDYVEALCDDPETGETDFPFAVTTRQFGPQVGGSLSLGHGKPDGRLITLGNGEVQSVDDDGTVTIEREMSPGGTYDALGVPKEAGDIAETKVKEGRWWYPTVYRDSDGEKKGTYVNVCTPVEIFPDTARYVDLHVDVVKHADGAVERVDDDELDAAVERGHISEPLAERARSVAAAVKSALE
- a CDS encoding LVIVD repeat-containing protein, which translates into the protein MRRRTVLRRLALAGTGVGLAAGTTRGHPTPTGDGTAEPAASDTPTGEDPLGVLEMETVYEVVTSPDGHTAYVATGDGVALVDLVTPTSPRLLSRRTDLLADSENGPIQRVQDLAVSGSRLLAAGPAHPADGAHGFVVFDVSDRQDPSRIAGLELDTRIHNCHFDGRYAYLTANDRDGNPLLVVDVDAEQEVGDWSLLDAGDAWTDVPTSLWPLHDVWVQHDRAYLAYWDGGTWVVDVSDPSDISLVSKVRGRPPEDLAAIEDPGTERSEPPGNDHFVTVNEDASLLGVGGESWDLGDDDSGGPSGIELYDISDPTDAELLSTLDPPPTSDPSPGGILTTAHNFELTDNRCYSAWYNGGVRVHDLTDPTAPELAFEWRDTETTSFWTAQRAAGCFVAGSTNASQGTEVQPGLYTFPDPQIRTPTPTDDEAGNATDADGTSLGVGGPGFGVGSAVAAVGLAAWRARRRRD
- a CDS encoding LURP-one-related/scramblase family protein is translated as MSTPSTYDIKGIDLSDDSYTVEQSLVRNKYKAMDAAGNVVLRGKQKMLKMKEQFPFVDGNGDEVFEVNAGGIIDVAGNYVLTDSKTGEDIVILDNDYSIFQDTWKIRDASTEAKIAEINSQGALVTIARNVVPFGGWIPHKYEITDQDGTHVGNIDGQFSLKDRYEITIDDASTVPKEPIIAAAMVIDAIQGN